One Peribacillus simplex NBRC 15720 = DSM 1321 genomic region harbors:
- the comGC gene encoding competence type IV pilus major pilin ComGC, with product MLKKVMNERGFTLIEMLIVLLVISILLIITIPNITKNQSTIQSKGCEAFVKMAQAQVQAYEIDNAKLPGSIGELESQGYLKQTSCPNGDDISLDSKGKITVVE from the coding sequence ATGTTGAAGAAAGTAATGAATGAACGTGGTTTTACACTAATTGAAATGCTTATTGTTTTACTGGTAATATCCATCCTTTTGATTATAACAATCCCCAATATCACGAAGAACCAATCCACGATCCAGTCTAAAGGATGTGAAGCATTCGTGAAGATGGCCCAAGCACAGGTACAGGCTTATGAGATTGACAATGCTAAACTGCCCGGAAGTATCGGTGAATTGGAAAGTCAAGGCTATCTCAAACAGACATCCTGTCCTAATGGGGATGATATTAGTTTGGATAGTAAAGGAAAGATAACGGTCGTTGAGTAG
- a CDS encoding helix-turn-helix transcriptional regulator: MEQTLKITNVLADPTRYYIYQHIVNNHGDVSVQQIADSFNIHPNVARLHLSKLEDIDMLTSDARKTGKGGRPSRLYRLSDKVIQLHFPNRNYQLLSRIAIQTMMTLGEQGKQAFYETGKVFGEELINQQLALNSTTIDRLAFAEKVNMLKNAATIAGVSPEIQASEEENKIYFRIFNCPFKEVTEVEPGTICSMHNSFLKGMFEALFENVNIVELENMMSNCATCSYQASVLT, encoded by the coding sequence ATGGAACAAACGTTAAAAATAACAAACGTGTTAGCTGATCCCACCAGATATTATATATATCAGCATATTGTGAACAACCATGGTGATGTATCGGTACAGCAAATCGCCGATTCATTTAACATCCATCCAAATGTTGCCCGTCTACATTTGTCAAAACTTGAGGATATCGATATGTTGACATCGGATGCCCGAAAGACCGGGAAAGGCGGTCGCCCCAGCAGACTTTATCGATTATCCGATAAAGTCATTCAGCTTCATTTCCCAAATAGGAATTATCAGCTGCTTTCAAGGATTGCCATCCAGACGATGATGACATTAGGGGAACAAGGAAAACAGGCTTTTTATGAAACGGGAAAAGTATTCGGGGAGGAATTGATCAATCAGCAACTAGCCCTGAACTCGACGACGATCGATCGACTTGCTTTTGCGGAAAAAGTCAACATGCTTAAAAATGCGGCAACCATCGCAGGGGTATCTCCTGAAATACAAGCAAGCGAAGAAGAAAATAAAATATACTTCCGTATCTTCAATTGCCCGTTTAAGGAAGTTACTGAAGTGGAGCCAGGAACAATCTGCTCCATGCATAATTCATTTTTAAAAGGTATGTTCGAAGCCTTGTTTGAGAATGTCAATATTGTGGAATTAGAAAATATGATGTCCAATTGTGCAACATGCTCTTACCAGGCTTCGGTTCTCACATAG
- a CDS encoding DUF2759 domain-containing protein: MILMVVFGLVAILGVAAVFTSLKKRNFLGFIFAAGSAVVFGWFTVMTVINSGFPVAH; this comes from the coding sequence ATGATATTAATGGTTGTTTTCGGACTTGTGGCTATTTTAGGAGTAGCAGCTGTGTTTACCTCATTAAAAAAGAGAAACTTCTTAGGATTCATTTTTGCAGCCGGCAGTGCAGTCGTGTTTGGCTGGTTCACTGTAATGACTGTCATCAACAGCGGTTTTCCTGTTGCCCATTGA
- a CDS encoding class I SAM-dependent methyltransferase, translating into MKNHLKELIAGSPQKRISYHDYMDAVLYTPNIGYYARAKEKIGTRGDFYTSGNVGDAFGRSLARWFVYLIKSCGVSPIIIEVGAGDGKLAYDILVFIKEIEPQIWDSLTYILVDGSPFHRKIQQERIGIFKQAVSAASLEKWTNVNGIVFSNELFDALPVHVIEKYKGALVEVFVTEKEGDLVEEREPLDNPDILSYLTERTITLNEKQRYEVPLKMVREYEKIVSCIESGILLTIDYGYTDKEWKEPAHLQGSLRGYYQHQMIKDALMYPGDMDLTTHIHFDTLIEIGKRKDLSIQGLFLQNEFLLKAGILEELKDHQGTDPFSKTAKRNRAIRGLIVPGGFSEHFKVLLQSKNLAEDVRIFPEW; encoded by the coding sequence TTGAAAAATCACTTGAAGGAATTGATTGCAGGCAGCCCCCAAAAAAGAATCTCCTATCATGACTATATGGATGCTGTTTTATATACGCCAAATATAGGCTACTATGCACGCGCAAAAGAGAAGATTGGCACAAGAGGGGATTTTTATACGTCTGGCAATGTTGGGGATGCATTTGGGAGATCACTGGCCAGATGGTTCGTTTATTTGATAAAAAGTTGCGGAGTTTCACCAATAATCATCGAGGTCGGCGCAGGGGACGGTAAGCTGGCTTATGACATCCTCGTTTTCATAAAAGAAATAGAACCGCAGATATGGGACTCTCTGACTTATATCCTTGTGGATGGCAGTCCATTTCATAGAAAGATACAGCAAGAACGTATAGGGATATTCAAACAGGCAGTTTCTGCTGCCAGTTTAGAAAAATGGACGAATGTAAATGGAATCGTTTTTTCAAATGAACTTTTCGACGCGTTGCCTGTACATGTCATTGAAAAGTATAAGGGAGCCCTGGTAGAGGTATTCGTCACTGAAAAGGAAGGCGATTTGGTAGAAGAGAGGGAACCTTTGGACAACCCTGACATTCTATCTTACCTTACAGAACGAACTATCACCTTAAATGAAAAACAACGATACGAAGTTCCATTAAAAATGGTCCGTGAATATGAGAAGATCGTTTCTTGTATCGAATCGGGCATTCTCCTTACAATTGATTATGGCTATACCGATAAGGAATGGAAGGAGCCAGCTCATCTTCAAGGGAGCTTGAGGGGCTATTATCAGCATCAAATGATTAAAGATGCACTTATGTATCCTGGCGATATGGATTTGACGACACATATCCATTTTGACACATTAATCGAGATTGGAAAAAGAAAGGATCTTTCCATTCAGGGGCTTTTTCTTCAAAATGAATTTTTGCTTAAAGCAGGGATATTAGAGGAATTGAAGGATCATCAAGGAACTGATCCATTCTCGAAAACGGCAAAGCGTAATCGTGCAATTCGGGGGCTAATCGTTCCAGGGGGATTTAGTGAACATTTCAAAGTGTTGCTTCAATCGAAGAATTTAGCAGAAGATGTAAGAATATTTCCTGAATGGTGA
- the comGA gene encoding competence type IV pilus ATPase ComGA has protein sequence MNELISIEKTAEKILTRAVQESASDIHIFFRREGPLIQFRIDNKLVPQETLSFFEAERLIAHLKFLASMDIGEKRRPQSGAITINLANQVVGLRLSTLPTAHLESLVIRLIPQQNILPLKQLSLFPNTVQKLIALLKHSHGMLIFTGPTGSGKTTTLYSLLHHAHEMINRNIITLEDPIENVSQKVLQVQINEKAGITYSVGLKAVLRHDPDVIMVGEVRDAETAKIAVRAALTGHLILTTMHTRDAQGAISRLLEFGVSLLEVEQSLIGVTAQRLVELRCLPCKGECALACKMTARNKRASVYELLYGKSLAEVLRIMGDEKGKATVSYRQLKDEIGKAVAMGYVDSQEYERLVYHETKK, from the coding sequence ATGAATGAATTGATATCGATTGAAAAGACCGCAGAAAAAATACTAACCCGTGCAGTACAGGAATCGGCATCGGATATCCACATTTTTTTTCGCAGAGAGGGACCTCTCATCCAATTTAGGATAGACAATAAGCTTGTTCCCCAGGAAACATTATCATTCTTTGAAGCTGAAAGGCTGATCGCTCATTTGAAGTTCCTTGCCTCGATGGATATAGGGGAGAAAAGGAGGCCCCAGAGTGGTGCCATCACCATCAATTTAGCTAACCAGGTGGTCGGACTCCGCCTTTCCACTTTACCCACTGCCCATCTCGAAAGTTTGGTCATCCGCTTAATACCCCAACAGAATATCCTTCCTCTCAAACAGTTATCCTTATTTCCAAACACCGTTCAAAAATTGATTGCACTCCTGAAGCATTCCCATGGCATGCTCATATTTACCGGTCCGACCGGCAGTGGAAAAACCACGACACTTTATTCCTTGCTTCACCATGCCCATGAAATGATCAATCGAAATATTATTACACTTGAAGATCCCATTGAAAATGTATCCCAAAAGGTATTGCAAGTCCAAATCAATGAAAAGGCGGGCATTACGTATTCTGTCGGTCTAAAAGCTGTCCTAAGGCATGACCCTGACGTCATCATGGTTGGGGAAGTCAGGGATGCAGAAACAGCCAAAATCGCAGTGCGTGCCGCATTAACAGGTCATTTGATACTTACAACCATGCATACAAGGGACGCCCAGGGCGCCATCTCCAGGTTACTGGAGTTTGGTGTCAGCTTGCTTGAGGTTGAACAGAGTTTGATTGGCGTGACAGCACAGCGGCTGGTTGAGTTGCGATGTCTTCCATGTAAAGGGGAGTGTGCTTTAGCTTGCAAAATGACTGCCAGGAATAAAAGGGCAAGTGTATATGAATTGCTATATGGAAAAAGCCTGGCTGAGGTTCTCCGGATAATGGGAGATGAAAAGGGAAAGGCAACGGTCAGCTACCGCCAATTGAAGGATGAAATCGGAAAAGCGGTTGCGATGGGCTATGTAGATTCTCAGGAATATGAACGGCTGGTATACCATGAAACCAAAAAGTAA
- the comGD gene encoding competence type IV pilus minor pilin ComGD, producing MNIRHSNGGYTLSETLIVLGIFVLLISIGPNLYPSFTKGMENRLFLSQFHEDLFYAQQYAISHESLIYLHIDNTKKVYTVSSYKEGIVLERSIPKDIQFLSGTLGFSFHFNQYGNASKAGTIMIDTSKGKYKLVLNIGKGRFRIEKL from the coding sequence GTGAATATACGGCATTCCAATGGGGGGTATACACTATCTGAAACCCTTATTGTCCTCGGTATTTTTGTACTCCTGATTTCCATCGGCCCTAATCTATATCCTAGCTTCACTAAAGGAATGGAAAATAGGCTCTTTCTTTCTCAATTCCATGAAGATCTTTTCTATGCACAACAGTATGCCATCAGTCATGAGAGCTTGATTTACCTCCATATTGATAATACCAAAAAGGTTTATACCGTTTCGTCTTATAAGGAGGGGATCGTTCTAGAGAGAAGCATCCCAAAGGATATACAGTTTTTAAGTGGCACTTTGGGGTTCAGCTTTCATTTTAATCAGTATGGAAATGCTTCAAAAGCCGGAACGATTATGATTGACACCTCAAAGGGAAAGTACAAGTTGGTCCTCAATATCGGTAAAGGGAGGTTCAGGATTGAGAAATTGTAA
- a CDS encoding Spx/MgsR family RNA polymerase-binding regulatory protein, with translation MAQLTFFSYPSCTSCRKTKKWLRANQVSFDERHLFRETPTVAELKRILELTSEGLDEVLATRSEAYKDLQVNIDEMMLSDVIQLLTKEPKLLRRPILIHGEKLVIGHNVDALRNLVSHRIDLKMSM, from the coding sequence ATGGCACAGTTAACTTTCTTTTCGTATCCAAGTTGTACATCTTGCCGCAAAACAAAAAAATGGTTAAGGGCCAATCAAGTTTCCTTCGATGAGCGGCATTTATTCAGAGAGACTCCAACTGTAGCAGAGTTAAAAAGAATTCTTGAATTGACATCGGAAGGACTTGATGAAGTCTTAGCAACAAGAAGTGAAGCTTACAAAGACTTACAAGTTAATATTGACGAAATGATGCTTTCTGATGTCATCCAATTATTAACAAAAGAACCGAAGTTATTAAGAAGGCCCATCCTCATACACGGGGAAAAACTTGTGATTGGTCATAATGTAGACGCATTAAGGAATTTGGTTTCCCATAGGATTGATTTGAAAATGAGCATGTGA
- a CDS encoding MBL fold metallo-hydrolase: protein MKWTQIPLGPLQTNCYIVSDGQDCIIFDPGEEPQKIIQYIQTKKLKPLAILLTHAHFDHIGALDAIRDHYGIPAYIHEKEAKWLLDPALNGSQNWFPENPMRMKPADHILANEQELTIGGFTFEVFETPGHSPGSVSYYAKEQRLLFSGDVLFQGSVGRTDLIGGSEAVLLNSIETKLLTLSDDAIVFPGHGPVTTILDEKNTNPFLR, encoded by the coding sequence ATGAAATGGACACAAATTCCTCTAGGCCCGCTGCAAACGAATTGTTATATAGTTTCCGATGGACAGGATTGCATCATTTTCGATCCGGGTGAAGAGCCACAGAAAATCATACAGTACATACAAACAAAAAAATTAAAGCCTTTGGCGATTTTATTGACACATGCACATTTTGACCATATCGGTGCTCTTGATGCTATTCGAGATCATTATGGGATACCTGCATATATTCATGAAAAAGAGGCCAAGTGGCTACTTGATCCCGCATTGAATGGTTCCCAAAACTGGTTCCCAGAAAATCCAATGCGCATGAAGCCTGCCGATCACATCCTGGCAAATGAGCAAGAGCTTACTATTGGAGGATTCACTTTCGAAGTATTCGAAACCCCCGGACACTCACCAGGAAGCGTTTCGTATTATGCGAAGGAGCAACGTCTCCTCTTTTCAGGGGACGTCTTGTTCCAAGGAAGCGTTGGCAGAACCGATTTAATAGGCGGAAGCGAGGCAGTGCTGTTAAATAGCATTGAAACGAAGCTGCTGACACTTTCTGATGATGCTATCGTTTTTCCTGGTCATGGGCCTGTCACGACCATTCTAGATGAAAAGAATACTAATCCCTTTTTGAGATAA
- a CDS encoding ROK family glucokinase: MMEKWLMGVDLGGTTTKLALINLYGEIIHKWEISTDISEKGKFITINIAKAIDAKLVELNEPKSKIVGIGMGAPGPVKFVNGSIYEAVNLGWKDYPLKDLLEVETSLPAVIDNDANMAALGEMWKGAGNGAKDLVCITLGTGVGGGIIHNGQIVHGTSGAAGEVGHITVVTDGGAPCNCGKTGCLETVASATGIVRMALEALNAADEKSMLQQKVEEGNAVTSKLLFQCAAAGDPLSKAVVDKVGNYLGLALSHVGNVMNPDKIVIGGGVSQAGDILLDPVRSAFGKYAFKRVSKSTKISLATLGNDAGVIGAAWLIKSQLNT, translated from the coding sequence ATGATGGAAAAGTGGCTTATGGGTGTGGATTTAGGCGGTACAACTACCAAACTTGCTCTGATCAATTTATACGGAGAGATTATTCATAAATGGGAAATCAGCACGGACATCTCCGAAAAGGGAAAATTCATTACGATTAACATAGCCAAAGCGATTGATGCGAAGCTCGTGGAACTTAATGAACCGAAGAGTAAGATAGTAGGGATAGGTATGGGGGCTCCCGGCCCTGTGAAATTTGTTAACGGTTCCATATATGAAGCCGTCAATCTTGGCTGGAAGGACTATCCGTTAAAAGATTTATTGGAGGTGGAGACATCTCTTCCAGCAGTTATCGATAATGATGCCAATATGGCAGCTTTGGGAGAAATGTGGAAAGGTGCCGGTAATGGTGCCAAAGACCTCGTTTGTATAACTCTAGGAACGGGTGTAGGCGGCGGGATCATCCATAATGGGCAAATCGTGCATGGTACCAGTGGGGCTGCTGGAGAAGTAGGGCATATAACGGTCGTAACGGACGGAGGGGCACCATGCAATTGCGGCAAGACTGGTTGTTTGGAAACGGTTGCTTCGGCAACGGGAATCGTCCGTATGGCTTTAGAAGCCTTGAATGCCGCCGATGAAAAGTCAATGCTTCAGCAGAAAGTCGAAGAGGGAAATGCGGTAACTTCCAAACTGTTATTCCAATGCGCTGCAGCAGGTGATCCTTTGTCCAAAGCTGTGGTGGATAAGGTAGGCAATTACTTGGGGCTGGCACTATCACATGTTGGGAATGTCATGAATCCAGATAAAATAGTCATTGGTGGGGGCGTTTCACAAGCGGGAGACATTTTGCTTGATCCTGTCCGTTCTGCCTTCGGAAAGTATGCATTCAAACGGGTAAGTAAATCAACGAAAATCAGCCTGGCCACACTAGGCAATGATGCAGGGGTAATAGGTGCAGCCTGGCTCATTAAAAGCCAACTGAATACGTGA
- a CDS encoding LTA synthase family protein codes for MKRVFKKQGYSLFWVVLISLWLKTYIAYKTSFEIDIDNWIQEFILFINPVSFLLLTLGVNIFLKENRRTAYLLIMSFFITFVLFANLVFFRFFNDFLTIPVLFQTSNMNDLGSSVHELINLSDFLYFADILFLMLLLKYKPKTFQESRYNPQDRKFFLLMTLGVTFFNLALAEAARPELLTRTFDREILVKNIGTYHYHLYDAILQTKSSAQRALADGSELSEIENYVRANQKEVNDDLYGLAKGKNVILVSLESTQSFVINKTVNGEEITPFLNQFIKESYYFNNFYHQTGQGKTSDSEFIIENSLYPLGRGAVFFTHAQNEYKATPEILTEKGYYTASLHANNKSFWNRDIMYDSLGYQRFYDSDEYKISEGNSINWGLNDKSFFKQSISHLKRMPEPFYAKFITLTNHFPFTLNEEDRTLEPYDSNSKTLNQYFPTVRYTDEALERFIGDLKRDGLYEDSIIVLYGDHYGISENHNSAMSQFLGKEITPFESIQLQRVPLIIHVPGQEGKTISTVSGQIDVRPTLLHLLGIENDDYIEFGKDLFSEEKLEFTVLRDSSFITKDYLYTMDTCYDKKTGVATEKDSCEKYLEKAKQELDYSDKIIYGDLLRFYEQH; via the coding sequence TTGAAAAGGGTCTTCAAAAAACAGGGATATTCATTGTTTTGGGTCGTATTAATTTCACTTTGGCTTAAAACATATATTGCTTATAAAACAAGTTTTGAGATAGATATTGATAATTGGATCCAGGAGTTCATACTATTCATCAATCCTGTCAGTTTCCTTTTACTTACTCTTGGCGTTAATATATTTTTAAAAGAAAATAGAAGGACAGCATACTTATTGATCATGAGTTTTTTCATCACCTTCGTCCTCTTTGCCAACCTTGTTTTTTTTCGCTTTTTCAATGACTTTTTAACCATTCCCGTTCTTTTTCAAACGAGCAATATGAACGACCTTGGAAGCAGTGTACATGAATTGATCAATCTGAGTGACTTTTTGTATTTTGCCGATATCCTGTTCTTGATGCTTCTGCTGAAATACAAACCAAAAACATTCCAAGAAAGTCGATACAATCCACAAGACCGTAAATTCTTTTTGTTAATGACTTTAGGAGTGACATTTTTTAACTTAGCTTTAGCGGAAGCGGCGCGTCCTGAACTCCTGACAAGAACGTTTGACCGTGAAATCCTCGTTAAGAATATCGGTACGTACCATTATCACCTCTATGATGCAATATTACAGACGAAATCATCAGCTCAACGTGCCCTTGCAGATGGCAGTGAATTGTCGGAAATTGAAAATTATGTCCGTGCCAATCAAAAAGAGGTTAATGATGACCTTTATGGTCTGGCAAAAGGCAAAAATGTGATTCTTGTATCATTGGAATCCACTCAAAGCTTTGTCATCAATAAAACTGTCAACGGTGAAGAAATCACTCCTTTTCTGAACCAATTCATTAAAGAGAGCTATTATTTCAATAACTTTTATCACCAAACTGGCCAGGGGAAAACATCTGATTCAGAATTCATTATTGAGAATTCCCTCTATCCTTTAGGTAGAGGTGCAGTATTTTTCACTCATGCTCAAAATGAATACAAAGCTACCCCCGAAATCTTAACGGAAAAAGGTTACTATACGGCTTCCTTGCATGCCAATAATAAGAGCTTTTGGAATCGTGACATAATGTACGATTCTCTTGGGTACCAACGGTTTTATGATAGTGATGAATACAAAATTTCTGAAGGGAATTCCATCAATTGGGGTTTGAATGATAAATCGTTCTTCAAGCAATCAATTTCTCACTTGAAGAGGATGCCTGAGCCTTTTTATGCCAAGTTCATAACGTTAACCAATCATTTTCCATTCACTTTGAATGAAGAAGACCGTACATTGGAACCATACGATTCGAATTCCAAAACATTGAATCAGTATTTTCCGACCGTACGTTATACGGATGAAGCCTTGGAACGATTTATCGGTGATTTGAAACGTGATGGATTATATGAGGATTCCATTATTGTACTATATGGAGATCATTATGGAATTTCGGAAAATCACAACTCTGCCATGAGCCAGTTCCTTGGGAAGGAAATCACGCCTTTCGAATCCATCCAACTTCAGCGTGTCCCGCTCATCATACATGTCCCAGGGCAGGAAGGGAAAACGATTTCCACCGTTTCCGGCCAAATTGATGTAAGGCCGACTCTCCTTCATTTATTGGGGATTGAAAATGATGATTATATCGAATTCGGCAAAGATCTATTTTCTGAAGAGAAATTAGAATTCACCGTTCTTCGCGATAGCAGTTTCATCACGAAGGATTATCTCTATACGATGGATACCTGCTATGATAAAAAGACCGGAGTGGCGACTGAAAAGGATTCATGTGAGAAGTATTTGGAAAAGGCAAAACAGGAGCTTGATTACTCCGACAAAATCATTTACGGGGATTTGCTCCGATTTTATGAGCAACATTGA
- a CDS encoding M14 family metallopeptidase — translation MKVVSRSGDALAYYSQLFQIPQILIEDANPAITGGVLPNGVEVQIPGYIVQEESRLDIDFAEIALQYHLPIDGILLMNQDGQKPFSVPVRVMNPMIVTDKPYEYQSLLDDLDILSFHYPFIKVESIGRSVLGKELLEVRIGQGDKIIHYNGSFHANEWITSAVLMKWFNDFLLAVTNDHTLCGMDCMPFYRDMTISMVPMVNPDGVELVLKGEEAAEGKVDVLKINNGNPAFYAWKANIRGVDLNNQYPANWEIEKRRKIPKSPAPRDFPGETALSEPEALAMKELAIRRNFERVLALHTQGKEFYWGYEGHEPEQAANVAREFEERSGYRAVQYVDSHAGYKDWFIQEFKRGGFTIELGKGINPLPLSHLPGIYKDSVKILMAGLYM, via the coding sequence ATGAAAGTTGTGAGCAGAAGCGGGGATGCTTTGGCATATTACAGTCAATTGTTCCAAATTCCTCAGATTTTGATTGAGGATGCCAATCCCGCCATTACTGGCGGTGTTTTGCCAAATGGCGTGGAAGTACAGATACCTGGATACATTGTTCAGGAAGAGTCCCGGTTAGATATCGACTTTGCCGAAATCGCTTTACAATATCACTTGCCCATCGATGGGATATTATTGATGAATCAAGATGGACAAAAACCTTTTTCCGTACCCGTCCGGGTGATGAATCCCATGATTGTCACCGACAAGCCCTATGAATATCAATCACTTCTTGACGATCTTGATATTCTATCTTTTCATTATCCCTTTATTAAGGTTGAATCGATCGGGAGGAGTGTGTTGGGAAAAGAACTCCTTGAGGTCAGAATCGGTCAAGGTGATAAGATCATACATTATAACGGTTCATTCCATGCCAATGAATGGATTACTTCGGCGGTTTTGATGAAATGGTTTAATGATTTTCTTCTAGCAGTAACGAATGATCATACACTATGCGGAATGGATTGTATGCCCTTCTATCGAGATATGACCATTTCGATGGTTCCAATGGTGAATCCGGATGGAGTCGAGCTTGTCCTAAAGGGGGAGGAGGCGGCAGAGGGGAAGGTTGATGTTTTAAAAATAAATAATGGTAATCCTGCCTTTTATGCTTGGAAAGCCAATATCCGCGGTGTAGACCTGAATAATCAATATCCTGCCAATTGGGAGATTGAAAAGCGTAGAAAGATTCCAAAATCCCCTGCCCCGAGAGATTTTCCAGGAGAGACCGCGTTATCAGAACCAGAAGCATTGGCCATGAAGGAGCTGGCAATAAGACGGAATTTTGAAAGAGTGCTTGCACTTCACACCCAGGGAAAAGAATTCTATTGGGGATATGAGGGACATGAACCTGAACAGGCAGCGAATGTTGCGAGGGAGTTTGAGGAGCGCAGCGGATATCGGGCAGTGCAATACGTGGACAGCCATGCCGGGTATAAAGATTGGTTCATTCAGGAATTCAAACGCGGCGGATTCACAATCGAACTGGGAAAGGGCATCAATCCGCTTCCGCTATCCCACTTGCCTGGTATATATAAAGATTCTGTCAAGATTTTGATGGCAGGTCTATATATGTGA
- the comGB gene encoding competence type IV pilus assembly protein ComGB: MKPKSKWRVKEQAVFISKLGELLNHGYPLEDALHFLEFQESKKKAEDFTKAKADLRNGYPLHMVLTHLNFHPQLVSYIFYGEQYGGLERALKEGGRYWKKRTEDMDKVKKLMLYPIFLVFFVSIVFYILQSVLLPKFQTIYFTMDVDQHTLLRLMSALTFILPALPFFLLGLLLFLYVFKRFWFNGLCPLRQRRILMGIPIFGTFIKLYETYFFASQFSGLLSGGLSINDSIKLFSINQQQPFYQKLCAIIKDDLIEGRSLEMIFRELPYFDGNLPMVAANGQKYGRLDAELLHYSRFILEKIEERMNAILKIIQPLMFSLIGLLIVSIYLAVLLPMFSLLEGI, from the coding sequence ATGAAACCAAAAAGTAAATGGAGGGTAAAAGAGCAGGCGGTCTTTATTTCGAAGCTAGGTGAATTATTGAATCATGGTTATCCTTTGGAGGACGCTTTACATTTTCTTGAGTTTCAGGAATCAAAGAAGAAAGCGGAAGACTTCACTAAGGCTAAAGCCGATTTAAGGAACGGTTACCCGTTGCACATGGTTCTGACCCATCTTAATTTTCATCCTCAGCTTGTAAGTTATATATTTTATGGAGAACAATATGGCGGCCTGGAACGGGCGTTGAAAGAAGGAGGGCGATATTGGAAGAAAAGAACCGAGGATATGGATAAAGTAAAAAAGTTAATGCTGTATCCCATATTCTTAGTCTTTTTTGTAAGCATCGTTTTTTATATTCTTCAGAGTGTTCTCCTTCCCAAATTCCAGACAATCTATTTCACGATGGATGTCGATCAGCATACACTTTTGAGATTAATGTCAGCCCTCACATTCATTCTTCCAGCACTCCCCTTCTTTTTACTCGGATTGCTCCTATTCTTGTATGTATTCAAACGATTTTGGTTTAACGGATTGTGCCCATTAAGGCAACGGAGGATTTTGATGGGAATTCCGATATTCGGGACCTTCATCAAATTATACGAAACTTATTTTTTTGCTAGCCAATTCAGTGGCTTACTTTCCGGAGGGCTATCGATTAACGATAGCATCAAATTATTCTCGATAAATCAACAGCAGCCTTTTTACCAAAAACTATGCGCGATCATTAAGGATGATCTGATCGAGGGCAGATCACTTGAAATGATTTTTCGGGAGCTCCCATATTTTGATGGGAATTTACCGATGGTCGCTGCAAATGGTCAAAAATACGGCAGACTTGATGCGGAGCTACTTCATTACAGTCGTTTTATACTGGAGAAAATTGAAGAGAGAATGAATGCAATCTTAAAAATCATTCAGCCTCTTATGTTTTCACTGATAGGTCTTTTGATCGTGTCCATTTATTTGGCGGTTTTGCTGCCGATGTTCTCACTGCTCGAAGGTATATAG
- a CDS encoding DUF2626 domain-containing protein yields MERMFRVCGFWTGIMAIFFYLGHMHQTSLLFFAQTIFFVLLSYLKLSERMYIYVFGAYLTVFFAGFSYWSVFMMTPGAAH; encoded by the coding sequence GTGGAACGCATGTTCAGAGTATGTGGATTTTGGACAGGAATTATGGCAATTTTCTTTTATCTTGGCCATATGCATCAAACGTCTTTGCTTTTCTTTGCACAAACGATCTTTTTTGTACTTTTAAGTTATTTGAAATTATCTGAGCGCATGTATATTTATGTTTTCGGCGCCTATCTTACCGTTTTCTTTGCAGGATTTTCCTACTGGAGCGTATTTATGATGACTCCGGGTGCTGCGCATTAA